From a region of the Mycobacterium intracellulare ATCC 13950 genome:
- a CDS encoding class I adenylate-forming enzyme family protein, which produces MTSIDDALGRLWDADDDDRMLECDGRWASWGSVRSLTERIDRELTAAGCQTGGRVAVVLSNRMESVAALIAIFRGGRTLVTISPLQPPDRLSADLGASAAPFVLAPAALWSDEVFNRVVADLGATGWRLDDGELDLQVRGTTEAVSGDPAVAIEMLTSGTTGAPKRIPLTRAQLEASLASALRHNDRPEVRTKPPLTGAVGLVTLPIVHIGGLWSLLQSLVAARPIAMLDRFTVPGWHAVVKQYRPAVAGLPPAAMRSVLDSDIPREDLASIRAINAGTSPVDPALVDAFFERYGIPILVVYGATEFSGAVAGWTVKDFHSRWADKKGSVGRAFPGVRLRVVDDDGAAVSRGVTGRLQVATLQAGGAGDWITTSDLGHLDEDGFLYIDGRADDVIVRGGFKVSPETVVRALRAHPAVADAAVAPMPDQRLGQIPVAAVELRPGAAADGEALREHCRATLTPYEVPARIFVVDELPRGAALKVDRRRLIALLEDLGVPIGQPAAAG; this is translated from the coding sequence ATGACGAGCATTGACGATGCGCTGGGACGGCTCTGGGACGCCGACGACGACGACCGCATGTTGGAGTGCGACGGACGCTGGGCGTCTTGGGGTTCCGTTCGGTCACTCACCGAGCGGATCGACCGGGAACTGACCGCCGCCGGGTGTCAGACCGGCGGCCGAGTCGCCGTCGTGCTATCCAATCGAATGGAGTCTGTCGCGGCGCTCATCGCCATCTTTCGGGGCGGACGGACGTTGGTGACCATCAGCCCGCTCCAGCCGCCGGACCGGCTGAGCGCCGACCTCGGGGCGTCCGCCGCTCCCTTCGTCCTTGCGCCTGCCGCGTTGTGGTCCGACGAGGTGTTCAACCGCGTCGTCGCCGATCTCGGGGCGACCGGCTGGAGGCTCGACGACGGCGAACTCGACCTGCAGGTACGGGGCACGACGGAAGCGGTGAGCGGCGATCCAGCGGTAGCCATCGAGATGCTGACTTCGGGCACGACGGGTGCCCCGAAGCGCATCCCGCTGACCCGCGCGCAGCTCGAGGCCTCCCTGGCTTCGGCGTTGCGGCACAACGATCGTCCGGAAGTGAGAACCAAGCCGCCGCTGACCGGAGCGGTCGGCCTGGTGACGTTGCCGATCGTGCACATTGGCGGGCTCTGGTCGTTGTTGCAGTCACTGGTCGCGGCCCGGCCGATCGCGATGCTCGATCGATTCACGGTGCCGGGTTGGCACGCCGTGGTGAAGCAGTATCGGCCCGCGGTGGCAGGGCTGCCCCCGGCGGCCATGCGATCGGTGCTCGACTCCGACATTCCGCGGGAGGACCTGGCGAGCATCCGAGCCATCAATGCGGGTACCAGTCCCGTCGACCCAGCGTTGGTCGATGCGTTCTTCGAGCGCTACGGCATCCCGATCCTCGTCGTCTATGGCGCGACCGAATTCTCCGGCGCCGTGGCCGGATGGACGGTGAAGGACTTCCACTCGCGGTGGGCCGACAAGAAGGGCAGCGTCGGACGCGCCTTTCCCGGTGTGCGGTTGCGGGTCGTCGACGACGATGGCGCCGCGGTCAGCCGGGGGGTCACCGGCAGGCTGCAGGTTGCCACGCTGCAGGCCGGCGGCGCCGGAGACTGGATCACGACCAGTGACCTAGGGCATCTCGATGAAGATGGTTTCCTCTACATCGACGGCCGCGCGGACGACGTGATCGTGCGCGGCGGTTTCAAGGTGTCCCCGGAGACGGTCGTCCGCGCATTGCGTGCGCACCCGGCGGTGGCAGATGCCGCCGTCGCGCCCATGCCGGATCAGCGGTTGGGCCAGATTCCGGTTGCCGCAGTTGAATTGCGCCCAGGCGCCGCCGCCGATGGCGAGGCGCTCCGGGAACACTGTCGGGCCACACTGACGCCCTATGAGGTGCCCGCCCGCATCTTCGTCGTCGACGAGTTGCCTCGTGGAGCGGCACTCAAGGTCGATCGTCGGCGTTTAATCGCACTGCTCGAGGACCTTGGCGTGCCGATCGGTCAACCGGCCGCCGCAGGCTGA
- a CDS encoding crotonase/enoyl-CoA hydratase family protein — translation MAETLTEVTRQAAVVERRGNVALITIDRPDARNAVNGAVSTAVGDALEAAQRDPEVRAVVLTGAGEKSFCAGADLKAVSRGENLYHAEHPEWGFAGYVHHFIDKPTIAAVNGTALGGGSELALASDLVIACESASFGLPEVKRGLIAGAGGVFRIVEQLPRKVALELVLTGEPMTASDALRWGLINEVVPDGTVVEAALALAERITCNAPLSVQASKRIAYGADDGIIGAEEPKWERTIREFTELLKSEDAKEGPLAFAEKRQPVWKAR, via the coding sequence ATGGCTGAAACCCTGACAGAGGTGACCCGCCAAGCCGCCGTCGTCGAGCGGCGGGGCAACGTCGCGCTCATCACCATCGACCGGCCAGATGCGCGCAACGCCGTCAACGGCGCGGTCAGCACGGCCGTCGGTGACGCACTCGAAGCGGCGCAGCGCGATCCCGAGGTGCGGGCCGTCGTCCTTACGGGTGCCGGCGAGAAGTCGTTCTGTGCCGGAGCAGACCTCAAGGCCGTCTCTCGCGGCGAGAATCTCTACCACGCGGAGCACCCTGAATGGGGCTTCGCCGGTTACGTGCACCACTTCATCGACAAACCCACCATCGCCGCAGTGAACGGCACCGCGCTCGGCGGCGGCTCAGAGCTCGCCTTGGCCAGCGATCTGGTGATCGCCTGCGAGAGTGCGAGTTTCGGACTTCCTGAGGTGAAACGCGGCCTGATCGCGGGTGCGGGCGGCGTGTTCCGGATCGTCGAGCAGCTGCCACGCAAGGTCGCGTTGGAGTTGGTGTTGACAGGTGAGCCGATGACAGCCTCCGACGCCTTGCGGTGGGGCCTGATTAATGAGGTCGTGCCGGACGGCACCGTCGTGGAAGCCGCCTTGGCGCTCGCCGAGCGGATCACCTGTAACGCGCCACTGTCGGTACAAGCCAGTAAGCGGATCGCCTACGGTGCCGACGACGGGATCATCGGCGCCGAGGAACCCAAGTGGGAACGCACGATTCGCGAATTCACCGAGTTGTTGAAGTCTGAGGACGCCAAGGAAGGTCCGTTGGCCTTCGCAGAGAAGCGTCAACCCGTATGGAAGGCACGCTGA
- a CDS encoding mycofactocin-coupled SDR family oxidoreductase, with amino-acid sequence MGRVQDKVVLVTGGARGQGRSHAVKLAEEGADIILFDICHDIETNEYPLATSRDLEEAGLEVEKTGRKAYTAEVDVRDRAAVGRELANAVAEFGKLDVVVANAGICPLGAHLPVQAFADAFDVDFVGVINTVHAALPYLTSGASIITTGSVAGLIAAAQPPGAGGPQGPGGAGYSYAKQLVDSYTLQLAAQLAPQSIRANVIHPTNVNTDMLNSAPMYRQFRPDLEAPSRDDALLAFPAMQAMPTPYVEASDISNAVCFLASDESRYVTGLQFKVDAGAMLKF; translated from the coding sequence ATGGGTCGAGTGCAGGACAAAGTGGTTCTGGTTACCGGAGGAGCCCGCGGTCAGGGCCGCAGCCACGCCGTCAAACTGGCCGAGGAGGGCGCTGACATCATCCTCTTCGACATCTGTCACGACATCGAGACCAACGAATACCCACTGGCGACATCGCGTGATCTCGAGGAAGCCGGTCTGGAGGTGGAGAAGACCGGCCGCAAGGCCTACACCGCCGAGGTCGACGTGCGAGACCGGGCGGCCGTCGGCCGCGAACTCGCGAACGCGGTCGCCGAATTCGGCAAACTCGACGTGGTAGTTGCCAATGCCGGCATCTGCCCACTGGGCGCTCATCTGCCGGTTCAGGCCTTCGCCGATGCCTTCGACGTCGACTTCGTCGGCGTCATCAACACCGTCCACGCCGCGCTGCCGTACCTGACGTCCGGCGCGTCGATCATCACCACCGGATCGGTCGCCGGCCTCATCGCAGCCGCCCAGCCCCCCGGCGCCGGCGGCCCGCAGGGCCCGGGCGGCGCGGGCTACAGCTACGCCAAGCAGCTGGTGGATTCCTATACCTTGCAGCTCGCCGCACAGCTCGCCCCACAATCCATCCGCGCCAACGTTATTCACCCGACAAACGTGAACACCGACATGCTCAACAGTGCGCCGATGTACCGGCAGTTCCGACCAGACCTCGAGGCGCCGAGCCGCGACGACGCCCTGCTGGCCTTCCCCGCCATGCAGGCGATGCCCACCCCCTACGTCGAAGCCTCGGATATCTCGAACGCGGTCTGCTTTCTGGCCTCGGACGAATCCCGGTATGTCACGGGCCTGCAGTTCAAGGTCGACGCCGGCGCAATGCTGAAGTTCTAG
- a CDS encoding FAS1-like dehydratase domain-containing protein: MTTTEKHSADAAAEEGRITDEDIERAKGQIGIPVHQRDEAWNKLPSADAITHFAFGCGDDNPLFHDPTYGPSTRWHGQIASPTFPIATGLDQTPKFTDPERKKLFRGLFRGTGKYYSGVKWTWYRPIYAGRPVLAENYTLDVQVKESEFSGGRSVKETFRYLYVDIDGNPIATRDESYINAERHGSKKSGKLKDIARKHWTPEEFAQVEEEYEAEQRRGADPQWWEDVSVGDELPGIIKGPLTVVDIISMHMGWGWGGYGVGPLKFAHQLRKRMPAFYQPDEYGVPDVVQRLHWDAERAQALGIPAPYDYGQMRAAWVSHLLTNWTGDDGWLAEMDLQLRGFNYHGDVHRCTGTVTSKGEGAEDPVSLDVFATSQRGETTTRGTAKVLLPSKATGAVVLPIPDADLRRRGAQVVSRVSGKVGEEMRRLYGE, encoded by the coding sequence ATGACCACCACAGAAAAGCACAGCGCCGACGCGGCCGCCGAAGAGGGCCGCATCACCGACGAGGACATCGAACGCGCCAAAGGGCAGATCGGAATTCCCGTTCACCAGCGCGACGAAGCGTGGAACAAGCTGCCGTCGGCCGACGCCATCACGCACTTCGCCTTCGGCTGCGGTGACGACAACCCGTTGTTCCACGACCCGACGTACGGGCCGTCGACACGCTGGCACGGACAGATCGCATCGCCGACCTTCCCGATCGCGACGGGCCTGGATCAGACCCCTAAGTTCACCGATCCGGAGCGGAAGAAGCTGTTCCGCGGTCTGTTTCGCGGAACTGGCAAGTACTACTCGGGGGTGAAGTGGACGTGGTACCGCCCGATCTACGCGGGCAGGCCGGTCTTAGCGGAGAACTACACCCTCGACGTCCAGGTGAAGGAAAGTGAATTCTCCGGTGGGCGTTCGGTCAAGGAAACCTTCCGTTACCTCTACGTCGACATCGACGGCAACCCGATCGCGACCCGCGACGAGTCCTACATCAACGCCGAGCGTCACGGCTCGAAGAAGTCCGGGAAGCTTAAGGACATCGCGCGCAAGCACTGGACTCCCGAGGAGTTCGCCCAGGTCGAGGAAGAGTACGAGGCAGAGCAACGGCGAGGCGCTGATCCCCAGTGGTGGGAGGACGTCTCGGTGGGCGACGAACTCCCCGGAATCATCAAGGGCCCGTTGACTGTCGTCGACATCATCTCGATGCACATGGGGTGGGGCTGGGGCGGCTATGGCGTGGGGCCGCTGAAATTCGCCCACCAATTACGCAAGCGGATGCCCGCTTTCTACCAGCCGGATGAGTATGGCGTCCCCGACGTCGTGCAACGACTGCACTGGGATGCCGAACGCGCTCAGGCACTTGGTATTCCGGCGCCGTACGACTATGGTCAGATGCGCGCGGCGTGGGTAAGCCACCTGCTGACCAACTGGACCGGTGACGACGGCTGGCTGGCTGAGATGGATCTGCAACTACGCGGCTTCAACTACCACGGAGACGTGCACCGCTGCACTGGCACGGTCACCTCAAAGGGCGAGGGGGCTGAAGACCCAGTGTCGCTGGACGTCTTCGCCACCAGCCAGCGGGGCGAAACCACCACGCGAGGCACCGCCAAGGTGTTGCTGCCGTCGAAGGCGACCGGTGCTGTTGTGCTGCCGATCCCGGATGCCGATCTGCGAAGGCGGGGAGCACAGGTCGTTTCGCGAGTTTCTGGCAAAGTCGGTGAAGAAATGCGACGACTGTATGGAGAGTGA